A genomic region of Saccopteryx bilineata isolate mSacBil1 chromosome 1, mSacBil1_pri_phased_curated, whole genome shotgun sequence contains the following coding sequences:
- the DPPA3 gene encoding developmental pluripotency-associated protein 3, protein MDSPKVSPTSTPESSEMPHEEDSAGTQAESEVLAKNLSSLTLNPSTKVPSLLPEAPLQPEAQQQDRAKNVKGLGLGLGEGTIYRRRRGVRTLATARKERMQRMLQIIRYRTISLLQKTPEERKLEIESRFRRFRCSCRYCLYHGDISDNINMENNSDMELI, encoded by the exons ATGGACTCACCAAAGGTTAGCCCGACCTCGACCCCGGAGTCGTCTGAGATGCCCCATGAAGAAGATTCCG ctGGCACTCAAGCTGAGTCAGAGGTACTAGCAAAGAACCTCAGTAGCTTGACTCTCAACCCCAGCACCAAGGTCCCTTCACTTCTACCAGAAGCCCCCCTTCAACCAGAAGCCCAACAACAGGACAGAGCAAAAAACGTAAAGGGGCTTGGACTGGGGCTGGGTGAAGGCACGATCTACAGGAGGAGACGCGGAGTGAGGACTTTGGCAACTGCTCGGAAAGAAAGGATGCAAAGAATGTTACAAATTATTAGATACCGCACCATATCCCTG CTTCAAAAAACCCCAGAGGAGAGGAAACTGGAG attgaaTCAAGATTCAGAAGATTCAGATGTAGCTGCCGTTATTGCCTATATCACGGAGATATTTCTGATAATATCAACATGGAAAATAATTCTGACATGGAGTTGATTTAG